The Eleginops maclovinus isolate JMC-PN-2008 ecotype Puerto Natales chromosome 3, JC_Emac_rtc_rv5, whole genome shotgun sequence genome includes a region encoding these proteins:
- the LOC134861522 gene encoding zinc finger BED domain-containing protein 5-like: MTKAPSHFFATGENAKATEASYRVSLLIAKTGKPHSIGESLVKPAAKVMANVLFGEKASDEINRVPLSNDTVQRRITAMAENVKDQLITRLCQSQFFTLQLDESTDIVNEANLLCFVRYIYDGGVQDEFLFCRSLPTNTTGEAIFDSVNDFILQNNIDWTRCVGICTDGATAMTGKHKGLAARERAVAPCATATHCCIHREQLAVKKMPPCLKSVLDESVKIVNTIKTKALNTRLFKALCDEMGSEHTKLLFHTEVRWLSRGKVLTRLFELRHEVM, from the coding sequence atgacgaaggcgccctcacatttttttgcgacgggggaaaatgcgaaggctacagaggcatcatacagggtatcccttctcatcgcaaaaacagggaaacctcattcgataggtgagagtttagtcaaaccagctgccaaggttatggctaatgtattgtttggggagaaagcaagcgacgaaattaacagggtccccctctccaatgatactgtccagcggcgaataacagccatggccgaaaatgtgaaagatcagctgatcacacgcttatgccaaagccagtttttcacactgcaactggatgagtcaactgatatcgtgaatgaggcaaatctgctgtgttttgtaaggtacatttatgatggcggtgtgcaggatgaatttctgttttgtcgttccctgccgaccaacaccacaggggaagccatttttgactcagtcaacgatttcatcctgcagaataatatcgactggacacgatgtgttggtatttgcacagatggtgcaactgcaatgactgggaaacacaagggactggcagcgcgcgaacgcgcagttgcaccttgcgccacagcaacacactgttgcattcacagagaacagctggctgtgaaaaaaatgccaccatgcctcaaatcagtactggacgagtctgtgaaaattgttaatacaataaaaaccaaagcactgaacacacgtctttttaaagctctgtgtgatgaaatgggaagtgaacacacaaaactgcttttccatactgaagttcgctggctgtcgcgtgggaaagttctcacccgtctatttgaactgcgccatgaggtgatg
- the LOC134861725 gene encoding E3 SUMO-protein ligase ZBED1-like, giving the protein MAPLRLKRSKVWLHFTLHKDGNRAFCNHCKLLITSAGGNTSNMHKHLRTQHGINFNECRVFDALRSDSSQASTTTVTLGANTEGNSGDLEQDDDRDETGSLADSEASSTCSRLPLASIFVEAGRNKISQAKVEECHRAVTKFVVKGLHPFSTVDAPEFREMTRVLNPKYKAPSRESLTNHLIPAWYGVEKGNVISELKTVSKAAITADGWTSFCQDHYLTVTLHYVSNGQVKEKVLKTKAVYQSQTGSAVAEEIDYILEEYGVREKVVAATVDNAANMDVAIKQLQIVKFPCFAHTLNLGAQKLYNCTAISNWAARVRAVVVWMKRSHMAKVVLKEKQDLLKLPKHMLLLDVRTRWNSLYLMMERFTEQFPAIQAAAIDPRIRRPMEKERLDRIGNEDLRKAEEFVHLMRKHYTSTLAVSSDKSATCGEILPILQKLEQQYTVQEGDSAFTRSIKENIWKDLSKRYQGTDIQRFLEEATILDPRFKYKVKSDAVWDRIREAAITANTVAARDELPGEGETQREGCEDGEEEEVEEHYALPPPSKKTALEELFEEEDNELQSIRESQPRLSLAQKVDQEIQFYKSLPSIPCRDSAALWWWNKQDTLPLLSGLAENYLCVQASSTPSERVFTAGDTISSERSRILPEKADMLIFLQKNC; this is encoded by the exons atggcacccctaaggttaaaacggtccaaagtgtggcttcatttcacattacataaggATGGCAACAGGGCGTTTTGCAACCACTGCAAATTGTTGATAACATCGGCGGGAgggaatacttcaaatatgcataaacatctgCGCACACAACACGGGATAAACTTTAACGAGTGTCGCGTTTTTGATGCCCTTCGGAGTGACAGCAGCCAAGCTTCTACGACCACCGTGACCTTGGGGGCTAACACCGAAGGCAACTCTGGTG ATTTAGAACAAGATGATGACCGGGACGAGACGGGTAGTCTGGCTGACTCAGAGGCTAGCAGCACTTGCTCCCGTTTACCTCTGGCTTCTATTTTCGTCgaggcaggcagaaataaaatatcCCAGGCAAAGGTAGAAGAATGTCACCGGGCAGTTACCAAATTTGTTGTTAAGGGTTTGCACCCATTTTCTACAGTAGACGCCCCTGAATTTCG GGAGATGACAAGGGTTCTCAATCCAAAATACAAAGCCCCCAGCAGGGAAAGCTTAACCAACCACTTAATCCCTGCTTGGTATGGtgtggaaaagggaaatgtgatctctgaactgaaaacagtgtcaaaggcAGCTATCACGGCTGATGGGTGGACAAGCTTTTGTCAGGATCATTATCTCACGGTTACTCTGCACTACGTGAGCAATGGCCAGGTAAAGGAAAAGGTCCTAAAAACCAAAGCCGTGTACCAATCTCAGACAGGCTCAGCTGTAGCAGAGgagattgattacattttagaggAATATGGTGTACGGGAAAAGGTTGTGGCAGCAACTGTAGACAATGCAGCGAACATGGATGTAGccatcaaacagctgcaaattGTCAAATTTCCATGCTTCGCTCATACGCTGAACCTGGGAGCGCAAAAGCTGTACAACTGCACTGCCATATCCAATTGGGCAGCACGAGTTCGAGCAGTTGTTGTCTGGATGAAGAGGTCCCACATGGCAAAAGTTgttcttaaagagaaacaagactTGCTCA AGCTGCCCAAGCACATGCTCCTCCTGGATGTAAGGACCAGATGGAATTCCCTCTATTTGATGATGGAGAGATTCACCGAGCAGTTCCCTGCTATCCAGGCTGCAGCCATAGATCCACGCATAAGAAGGCCCATGGAGAAGGAAag gTTGGACAGAATAGGCAACGAGGACTTAAGGAAAGCAGAGGAGTTTGTGCATCTCATGCGGAAGCATTACACTTCCACACTGGCCGTCTCCAGCGACAAAAGTGCAACCTGCGGTGAGATTTTGCCCATCTTGCAGAAGCTGGAGCAACAGTACACTGTGCAGGAAGGTGACTCTGCGTTCACAAGGAGCATCAAGGAGAACATTTGGAAGGATCTCTCCAAACGCTACCAG gGAACTGACATTCAGAGATTCCTGGAGGAAGCCACCATCTTGGACCccagatttaaatacaaagtgaaaagtgatGCAGTCTGGGACAGGATCAGGGAAgctgcaataacagcaaatacagtggcagcaagagatgag CTcccaggggaaggagagacacagagggaaggctgcgaagatggggaggaggaagaagtagaggAACACTAT gcaCTGCCACCACCATCAAAAAAGACAGCCTTGGAAGAACTATTCGAGGAGGAGGACAACGAGCTGCAGTCAATCCGTGAATCACAGCCCCGTCTTTCCCTGGCTCAGAAGGTGGATCAGGAAATCCAGTTCTACAAAAGCCTGCCCTCCATCCCCTGCAGGGATAGCGCCGCACTGTGGTGGTGGAACAAGCAGGATACGCTGCCCTTGCTATCTGGACTGGCTGAAAActacctctgtgtgcaggcttCCTCCACCCCATCTGAGAGGGTGTTCACGGCTGGAGACACCATAAGCTCCGAAAGATCCCGTATCCTTCCAGAAAAAGCAGATATGctcatatttctgcaaaagaactgttaa